In the genome of Dioscorea cayenensis subsp. rotundata cultivar TDr96_F1 chromosome 1, TDr96_F1_v2_PseudoChromosome.rev07_lg8_w22 25.fasta, whole genome shotgun sequence, one region contains:
- the LOC120258531 gene encoding uncharacterized protein LOC120258531, with translation MGVTPSTSKSLGEAGTISSDEALVDLLLEESKQPGVCSGSFRPEAWFRIWNEYQKRTREDTTLPQLKGRWKTLKKLYKLHSSLVGKSGWSWDFDTQRPTPGYPMVWEEIIKLNKEYKVCRDKPFPLFLKIHDLVASSTANGQYASHTGGSVRADDLVVNLDEGSGSSDSPVLHVDKDTIPSHSTGKKVSYNNASSMTKRKQLDHPNPSVSKKKSSDHTVEALNRLISLSDRRSKIMEQKQGRG, from the exons ATGGGAGTGACACCGTCGACAAGCAAAAGCTTGGGTGAAG CTGGGACGATTTCTAGTGATGAAGCACTAGTTGACCTATTGTTGGAGGAAAGCAAGCAGCCTGGTGTGTGTTCAGGTTCCTTTCGACCGGAAGCATGGTTCAGAATATGGAATGAGTACCAAAAAAGGACCAGAGAAGACACCACTTTGCCCCAGTTGAAAGGTAGATGGAAGACTTTGAAGAAGCTATACAAGTTGCATTCGTCATTGGTTGGTAAGAGTGGATGGTCATGGGATTTTGACACTCAAAGACCAACCCCTGGTTATCCAATGGTGTGGGAGGAGATTATTAAG CTCAACAAGGAATACAAAGTTTGCCGAGATAAGCCTTTCCCATTGTTTTTGAAGATCCATGATCTTGTGGCTTCATCCACCGCAAATGGGCAATACGCTAGCCACACGGGTGGCTCGGTGAGAGCCGATGATCTTGTTGTTAACTTGGACGAGGGATCCGGTTCATCGGATAGTCCTGTTCTTCATGTTGACAAGGACACAATCCCATCGCATTCAACGGGCAAGAAAGTTTCTTACAACAATGCCTCATCCATGACTAAAAGGAAAcaattagatcatccaaatcCTAGTGTGTCAAAGAAGAAAAGTTCTGACCACACAGTGGAAGCGCTAAATCGATTAATATCTTTGAGTGATCGTAGAAGCAAGATCATGGAACAAAAGCAAGGAAGAGGATGA